The genome window CGCGTGGTCGTGGTGACGTCGACGCATGAGCGGGCGTTCTGTGTGGGGGCGGATCTGAAGGAGCGGAACTCGTTCAGTGACGCCGATCTGGTGCGGCAGCGGCCGGTCGCGCGGGCGGCGTACACCGGCGTACTGGAGCTGCCGATGCCCACGATCGCCGCCGTGCACGGCTTCGCGTTGGGCGGTGGCTTCGAACTCGCCCTGTCCTGCGACCTGATCGTGGCCGACCGTACGGCGGTGGTGGGGCTGCCCGAGGTGTCGGTGGGGGTGATCCCGGGGGGTGGGGGGACGCAGTTGCTGCCGCGTCGGGTGGGGGCCGCGCGGGCCGCCGAGCTGATCTTCACGGCACGGCGGCTGGAGGCCGGGGAGGCGCGGGAGCTGGGGGTCGTGGACCAGGTGGTGGAGGAGGGGCGGGACCGGGCGGAGGCTCTCGCGCTGGCCGCCCGGATCGCCGCGAACTCGCCGGTCGGCCTCCGCGCGGCCAAGCGTGCCCTGCGGCTCGGGCACGGGCTCGATCTACGGGCGGGGCTTGAGGTCGAGGACGCGGCCTGGCGTTCGGTGGCGTTCTCGGGGGACCGCGCGGAGGGCGTCGCCGCCTTCAACGAGAAGCGAAAGCCGGAGTGGCCGGGGGAGTGAGCTGGGGTGGGGGCTGGGGTGATTCGGGGGTGACCGCGCGGAGCCTGGCCGGCGCCCGAGCTCCGGTCTTCCGTCGCGTGGCCTTCCTGGGGCTCGCTGCCCCGGCCGTAGACCACCCCGTACCCCTGTTCGCCCCGCCAACGTCTCAAATCGGGTTAAAGCTCCCTAGCCTGGGGTGATGGGAGAGGACAGGCGGCTGAGGGCCGTGGTGGCGTTGGCGCGTGGGATGGCGGGGGCGCGCACGTCGCCGGAGACGTGGTGGGCGGCTGCGGACGGGTCGTGTCGGGCCCTGTCGGGGAGCTTCGCCGCGCTGTCCGTGTGGGAGCGGGAGCGCGGGCTGCTGCGGGTGCTTGTCAATGTGGGGAACCGCGCGGGGGACGAGGAGGAGTTCCCGGAGGACGAGACGTATCCGGTGCACGAGTTCCCCGAGATCGCCGAGTTCCTGCACGAGCGGTGGCTGGAGGGCGGTGAGCCCAACGCCTGGGTGGAGACGGCGGCCGGGCCGGTCGCCGGGCGGCGGCCCGGCGGCTACTGCCATCAGCGGGTCGCCGCCCTGCGCCGGCGCGGACGCGGCTGCTGCGTCGTCGCGCCGGTCGTGATGAACGGCCGGGCCTGGGGCGAGCTGTATGTGGCGCGGCCCGCCGGGGAGCCCGTCTTCCACGGTGACGACGCCGCGTTCGCGACCGTGCTCGCCTCCGTCGTGGCGGCCGGGCTCGCACAGTCCGAGCGGCTGGAGGAGGCCCGGCGGCTGGCCTTCACCGACCCGCTGACCGGACTCGGCAACCGGCGCGCCGTCGACCTCCGGCTCGACGAGGCGATGGAGGCGCACCGGCGCGACGGCACGGTGATCAGCCTCGTCGTCTGCGACCTCAATGGATTGAAGAAGGTCAATGACTCCTACGGGCACGCGATGGGGGATCAGCTGCTGGAACGGTTCGGGTCGGTGTTGTCGCGGTGCGCGGCCGAGCTGCCCCGTGTGCTGGTCGCGCGGCTCGGCGGTGACGAGTTCTGTCTGCTCGCGGTGGGGCCGTCGGCGGACGACGTGGTGCGGGTCGCCGGGGAACTGTGTGTGCGGGCGCGGGAGTTGGAGCCGGGCGACGGCGTCGCCTGCGGGGTCGCGTCCACCGGGGATCCGATCGGGCCGCTGCGCTCGGCCCGGCGGCTCTTCCGGCTGGCCGACGCGGCGCAGTACCGGGCCAAGGCCGCCGGTTCCGTCGAGCCGGTCGTCGCGGGGCGGGAGGGCGAGGGGGCCGAGGACCCGGTGGTCAGCCTCGCCGACCGCCCGCCCGCACCCGTCGACCCCGCACACCCGGGAGACCGACGCCGCATTCGTGGGCGCCGGCCTTAGTACTGCAACCGCATCTGGCGTGACGGATGGTCGGCGGTCTCGTTGGTATGACTGTGTGCTGATGCGCTGACGGTTGAGCAGGTCGAGTCGTGGTCCGAGGGGGTGGCCGGGCTCCATGCCCGGTTCGCCCACCGTTTCGGCAGGTCGGAGCCCCGCGAGCGGGCGCTGGACTACCTGAACGGACTCGTCGCGCCGCTGGAGAAGAAGAACGGGTGGACGCTGTCCGAGCAGGTCGGGCAGCTCCGCCCGGACGGCGTCCAGCGCCTGCTCAACCACTCCGACTGGGACGAGAACGCGGTCCGCGACGATGTGCGCGACTTCGTCGTGGAGACCATCGGAGCCAAGAACGCGGTCCTGATCTGCGACGACACCGGTTTCCTGAAGAAGGGCACCAAGTCCGCCGGAGTCCAGCGGCAGTACACAGGTACCGCCGGCCGCACGGAGAACTGCCAGATCGGGACCTTCCTGGCCTACGCCTCCGCCAGGGGGCGGGCATTGATCGACCGTGAGCTCTACATCCCCGTTTCCTGGACGGATGACCGTGAGCGCTGCCGCGCAGCCGGGATCGACGACGAGATCCCCTTCGCGACCAAGAATGAGCACTGCAAGTGGATGCTGCAACGTGCCGTCGACGCAGGCATCCCGTTCGCGTGGGTCACCGCTGACGAGGCATACGGGCAGGTCAAGCACCTGCGGGTATGGCTGGAGGAACGCAGGATCGCGCACGTACTGGCCACCAAGGTCAACGACACCGTGACCACGGCGGACGGCGGCGACGCCAGGGTGGACCAGTTGGTCGCCGCCCTGCCCAGGCAAGCGTGGAAGCGGGTTTCCGGGGGCCAGGGCGCGCACGGCGAACGGATCTACGACTGGGCCCGCGTCGCCATCCGCCCGTACTGGGAGAACGGCTTCGGGCACTGGGTTCTGGCCCGCCGCAGCATCAGCGACCCCACCGAGATCGCCTACTACGTCTGCTACGGATCGGTGGCCTCCCGGC of Streptomyces phaeolivaceus contains these proteins:
- a CDS encoding enoyl-CoA hydratase/isomerase family protein; the protein is MGDGERRFGEFVVVRRHGYVAELALDRPKAMNAVSTDMARSVAEACAALGDDRDVRVVVVTSTHERAFCVGADLKERNSFSDADLVRQRPVARAAYTGVLELPMPTIAAVHGFALGGGFELALSCDLIVADRTAVVGLPEVSVGVIPGGGGTQLLPRRVGAARAAELIFTARRLEAGEARELGVVDQVVEEGRDRAEALALAARIAANSPVGLRAAKRALRLGHGLDLRAGLEVEDAAWRSVAFSGDRAEGVAAFNEKRKPEWPGE
- a CDS encoding GGDEF domain-containing protein → MGEDRRLRAVVALARGMAGARTSPETWWAAADGSCRALSGSFAALSVWERERGLLRVLVNVGNRAGDEEEFPEDETYPVHEFPEIAEFLHERWLEGGEPNAWVETAAGPVAGRRPGGYCHQRVAALRRRGRGCCVVAPVVMNGRAWGELYVARPAGEPVFHGDDAAFATVLASVVAAGLAQSERLEEARRLAFTDPLTGLGNRRAVDLRLDEAMEAHRRDGTVISLVVCDLNGLKKVNDSYGHAMGDQLLERFGSVLSRCAAELPRVLVARLGGDEFCLLAVGPSADDVVRVAGELCVRARELEPGDGVACGVASTGDPIGPLRSARRLFRLADAAQYRAKAAGSVEPVVAGREGEGAEDPVVSLADRPPAPVDPAHPGDRRRIRGRRP
- a CDS encoding IS701 family transposase produces the protein MTVEQVESWSEGVAGLHARFAHRFGRSEPRERALDYLNGLVAPLEKKNGWTLSEQVGQLRPDGVQRLLNHSDWDENAVRDDVRDFVVETIGAKNAVLICDDTGFLKKGTKSAGVQRQYTGTAGRTENCQIGTFLAYASARGRALIDRELYIPVSWTDDRERCRAAGIDDEIPFATKNEHCKWMLQRAVDAGIPFAWVTADEAYGQVKHLRVWLEERRIAHVLATKVNDTVTTADGGDARVDQLVAALPRQAWKRVSGGQGAHGERIYDWARVAIRPYWENGFGHWVLARRSISDPTEIAYYVCYGSVASRLKDLVKVAAARWAVEECFQTAKGECGLDHYQVRLYRAWYRHITLAMAALAYLTAVRAAEAAKGAERTTSKTSYPSASRRSAD